In one window of Cryptococcus depauperatus CBS 7841 chromosome 3, complete sequence DNA:
- a CDS encoding pre-mRNA-processing protein 45: MAALARALPVPLHTSSAEFDNKSSSASLPLATGPQIPKYGSRKGWKPKAAADFNGGGAYPECHVAQYPLDMGRKKTGAGSTLALQVDQDGLVRYDAIAQHGRSSGTRVQSSFKDLVPLANRTDVSDSERLMERPDEEAVMSTVERTRMALEKITHGKIKAAQPKHVPKGSNEASYIRYTPANQAAGEGKQRIIKIAEVQEDPLEPPRFKHKKIPRGPDEPPPPVLQSPPRPATAQDQKDWMIPPCISNWKNNKGYTVPLDKRLAADGRGLQDMHINDNFAKFSEALYIADRHIRDEVRERAKMQQQVAQKEKEAQEERLRLMAQAAREGRPAMSSTGPLGSSRPVDAGLNLGGYDSGSGEDESEAEEDKEDEEAIRERDLVRAEKRREREKEMRMSNMGSEMRAKMIAREANRDISEKIALGLAKPTASKETLLDSRLFNREALSTGFASEDSYHLYDKPLFAGSSAAAAIYKPAGSSRNDDAFGGGTEEGVREEMSKDRFALGGTKGFEGADKADIREGPVQFEKDQIISLDGTADPFGVEQFMNAAKKGGKRTADDKDGARKRARDE; the protein is encoded by the exons ATGGCTGCTTTGGCGAG AGCACTTCCCGTTCCTCTCCACACATCCTCTGCCGAGTTTGACAATAAGTCTTCATCTGCATCGCTTCCCCTTGCCACCGGTCCTCAAATCCCAAAATACGGTAGCAGAAAAGGATGGAAGCCAAAAGCTGCTGCAGACTTTAACGGTGGTGGAGCTTATCCCGAG TGCCATGTTGCCCAATATCCGCTTGATATgggaaggaagaag ACTGGCGCAGGATCAACTTTAGCACTGCAGGTGGACCAAGATGGGCTGGTTCGATATGATGCGATTGCACAACACGGTCGATCTTCTGGGACGCGGGTTCAATCAAGCTTCAAAG ATTTGGTCCCATTGGCTAACCGTACCGACGTGAGCGATTCTGAACGCCTTATGGAAAGACCGGATGAGGAAGCCGTTATGAGCACTGTAGAACGTACTAGGATGGCACTGGAAAAAATCACACATGGTAAAATCAAGGCCGCTCAACCTAAACATGTACCAAAAGGCAGCAACGAGGCATCTTACATTCGTTATACTCCTGCAAATCAGGCTGCTGGCGAGGGCAAGCAAAGAATAATCAAAATAGCAGAAGTGCAAGAAGATCCTCTAGAGCCACCACGATTCAAACACAAGAAAATACCCCGTGGTCCTGATGAGCCTCCCCCACCCGTTCTTCAATCTCCCCCTCGTCCTGCCACTGCACAAGATCAGAAAGATTGGATGATTCCTCCTTGTATTTCCAACTGGAAGAATAACAAAGGTTACACGGTTCCCCTTGATAAACGTCTTGCTGCAGATGGCCGAGGGTTACAGGATATGCACATAAATGACAACTTCGCCAAGTTTTCTGAGGCATTATATATTGCCGACAGACATATACGAGACGAGGTGAGAGAAAGGGCTAAGATGCAGCAACAGGTTGcccaaaaagagaaggaggctcaggaagagagattgagattgatggCCCAAGCCGCAAGGGAAGGGAGACCGGCAATGTCTAGCACTGGTCCTCTTGGCTCATCTCGACCTGTGGACGCTGGCTTGAACCTTGGTGGTTATGACAGCGGCTCTGGAGAGGACGAATCTGAAGCTGAGgaagacaaggaagatgaagaagcaatTCGCGAGCGAGACTTGGTTAGggctgaaaagagaagagagagggaaaaggaaatgagGATGTCCAATATGGGGTCCGAGATGAGAGCAAAGATGATTGCCAG AGAAGCCAACCGAGACATATCCGAAAAAATCGCCCTTGGCCTTGCCAAACCAACAGCTTCCAAAGAAACACTCTTGGACTCCCGATTATTCAACCGAGAAGCCCTTTCGACTGGATTTGCTTCTGAAGATTCTTATCATCTCTACGATAAACCACTTTTTGCTGGATCTTCAGCCGCTGCAGCTATCTACAAGCCTGCTGGCTCCTCGCGTAATGACGACGCCTTTGGCGGCGGAACCGAAGAAGGTgtcagagaagagatgtctAAAGATAGATTTGCGCTGGGCGGTACAAAAGGGTTTGAAGGTGCCGACAAAGCTGATATTAGAGAAGGTCCTGTTCAGTTTGAGAAGGACCAGATCATCTCATTGGATGGAACGGCTGATCCATTTGGTGTGGAACAGTTTATGAATGCCGCCAAGaaaggaggaaagagaacAGCAGATGACAAAGACGGTGCCAGAAAGCGAGCGAGAGATGAATAG
- a CDS encoding asparagine synthase (glutamine-hydrolyzing), giving the protein MCGIFCCYNRQGDTASYRAQAIACSKRQRHRGPDWSGCYMTNNTILVHERLAIVGVDTGAQPLVSADEALVLTVNGEIYNHVALRKGLKDQNAVFKTHSDCEVIMHLYKEHDTGACNMLDGMFSFILVDKSVEPARLIAARDPIGITTLYMGWHSSAPETLYFASELKCIHEECDNVQAFPPGHFYDSKEKKLVRYFNPSWWDSDKGVIPQKTVDYTLLRETLEAAVKKRLMSEVPYGVLLSGGLDSSLIASIAARETDKLAKEQEHRRHERRAAITQGKWVGDEQPLISWPQLHSFAIGLPGAPDLIAARKAADFLGTLHHECNFTVQEGLDAIEEVIYHLETYDVTTVRASTPMYLLSRKIKATGVKMVLSGEGSDEIFGGYLYFHAAPNAKEFHEECVKRVKNLHTADCLRANKSTMAWGLEARVPFLDKAFLEVAMDIDAKHKMFSKGKDQGVDEDGRQKMEKYILRKAFDCSPDGKEYLPDSILWRQKEQFSDGVGYSWIDGMKDHANATISDEKFADRATRWPLDTPDTKEAYWIRELFEHHFPTEAAAKTAVRWVPKQEWGVSSDPSGRAVSIHTATYEDGRSC; this is encoded by the exons ATGTGTGGTATCTTTTGCTGTTACAATCGGCAAGGTGACACTGCTTCCTACCGTGCCCAAGCTATTGCATGCTCAAAGAGGCAACGTCACCGTGGCCCAGATTGGTCTGGTTGCTACATGACCAACAACACAATCCTTGTCCATGAGCGTCTGGCAATTGTTGGAGTTG ACACTGGTGCCCAGCCACTGGTTAGTGCAGATGAGGCCCTTGTGCTTACTGTCAACGGCGAGATTTATAATCATGTTGCCTTAAGAAAAGGCCTCAAAGACCAGAATGCGGTTTTCAAGACTCACTCTGATTGCGAGGTTATCATGCATCTT TATAAGGAGCATGACACTGGTGCATGCAACATGCTTGACGGcatgttttcttttatccTTGTGGACAAGTCGGTTGAACCTGCTCGATTGATTGCTGCTCGTGACCCTATCGGTATAACAACGCTCTACATGGGATGGCATTCTTCCGCTCCCGAAACTCTTTACTTTGCTTCAGAACTCAAATGTATTCATGAGGAATGTGATAACGTCCAGGCCTTTCCTCCCGGACATTTCTATGATtccaaggagaagaagctcGTCAGATACTTTAATCCTTCATGGTGGGACTCTGATAAGGGCGTTATCCCTCAAAAGACCGTTGATTACACTCTTTTGAGAGAAACACTTGAGGCTGCTGTTAAAAAGAGATTAATGTCTGAGGTTCCCTACGGTGTGCTCTTATCTGGTGGTCTCGACTCTTCTCTGATTGCTTCAATTGCGGCTCGCGAGACCGACAAACTtgccaaagaacaagaacaTCGGCGACACGAAAGAAGAGCTGCCATTACCCAGGGCAAATGGGTTGGTGATGAGCAGCCTCTTATTTCTTGGCCCCAACTCCACTCTTTTGCTATTGGTCTTCCAGGTGCTCCTGACTTGATCGCTGCTAGGAAAGCCGCTGACTTCCTTGGGACTCTTCATCACGAGTGCAACTTTACCGTTCAAGAGGGTCTTGACGCCATCGAAGAGGTCATCTACCATCTTGAAACTTACGATGTCACAACTGTCCGAGCCTCTACTCCGATGTATTTGTTGAGTAGAAAGATTAAGGCAACAGGCGTCAAGATGGTTTTGAGTGGTGAAGGTTCTGATGAAATCTTTGGTG GTTATCTCTACTTCCATGCTGCCCCCAATGCCAAAGAATTCCACGAGGAATGTGTCAAGCGAGTCAAGAATTTGCATACTGCCGACTGTCTCCGAGCCAACAAATCCACCATGGCTTGGGGTCTTGAGGCCCGTGTGCCCTTCTTGGACAAGGCTTTCCTGGAAGTTGCCATGGATATTGATGCAAAACACAAAATGTTTTCCAAGggaaaagatcaaggagttgacgaagatggaagacaaaagatggaaaaataCATATTAAGAAAGGCGTTTGACTGCTCGCCTGACGGAAAGGAGTACTTGCCAGATAGTATTCTGTGGAGACAAAAGGAACAATTCTCTGACGGTGTTGGATATTCTTGGATCGATGG TATGAAAGACCATGCCAATGCTACTATCTCTGATGAAAAATTCGCCGACCGTGCTACTCGATGGCCACTTGACACTCCCGATACCAAGGAGGCATATTGGATTCGAGAGCTCTTTGAACATCATTTTCCCACAGAAGCGGCTGCCAAGACTGCTGTGCGATGGGTTCCCAAGCAGGAATGGGGTGTTTCTTCTGACCCTTCCGGTCGAGCGGTCTCTATTCATACCGCTACCTATGAGGATGGCAGGAGCTGTTAG